One Lacunisphaera limnophila DNA window includes the following coding sequences:
- a CDS encoding sodium:solute symporter family protein has translation MPTLHWIDYTIIGSYLALSLGIGIAMTRRAGRSTENYFLGGRSMPWWVNGISLAATSFASDTPLVVTEMVRGRGLQRLWWLFAGVLALTVAVYLFSRLWRRLEAMTDAEFCELRYDGRPAAVLRGVRAFMSGVVGNLITMAWVTLGMASIITVMMPVDKWTAVGLAMGVTLIYTMFGGFFSAVLTDVFQFVIAVGAMLLLAVMAVWQFGGMAAVLDAVRASPAHGERTLALFPDFTHGNLDLACFLILIGLWWTDSGAYVTQRMSACRNERDAAKAMMFFALWQAIRPWMWAVVALVSIALFPVLTPPLNDTSAYPLVMNHYLGIGLRGLLITAFLGAFMSTITTQLNWGASYLMQDGYCRFFRPQAPERERVLVSRVMTVVLAIAGIGLTPLLTSVTEAWEFLALLMAGGGIIGVFRWFWWRMNAWTELTAMGSGLACALFNIGLQLMAPRLPVFGLAWADWRFELKLLLFTVVALTASAAATYATRPVAMEKLRTFNRKVRPGGWWAPVEKGENLSQLPPPVLTRRTALDVVGGMALCLGTTVGIGFAVLLRPGLSALAFTVALGGAVAVYRWFQRDKLFTDARTP, from the coding sequence ATGCCTACCCTGCATTGGATCGATTATACGATCATTGGTTCATACCTGGCCCTCTCCTTGGGCATCGGCATAGCCATGACCCGGCGGGCCGGGCGCAGCACTGAGAACTACTTTCTCGGCGGCCGCTCGATGCCCTGGTGGGTCAACGGCATCTCGCTAGCCGCCACGAGCTTTGCCTCGGACACGCCCTTGGTGGTTACCGAAATGGTGCGCGGCCGCGGCTTGCAACGGCTGTGGTGGCTGTTTGCCGGGGTGCTGGCCCTGACTGTGGCGGTTTACCTTTTTTCCCGGCTTTGGCGCCGGTTGGAAGCGATGACCGATGCGGAGTTTTGCGAGTTGCGCTACGACGGCCGGCCCGCGGCGGTTCTCCGCGGAGTTCGCGCCTTCATGAGCGGCGTGGTGGGCAATCTCATCACCATGGCCTGGGTAACCCTCGGCATGGCCAGCATCATCACGGTCATGATGCCCGTGGACAAATGGACCGCCGTCGGTCTCGCGATGGGCGTAACCCTGATTTACACGATGTTCGGCGGCTTTTTCAGCGCCGTGCTGACCGATGTGTTCCAATTCGTGATCGCCGTCGGCGCCATGCTGCTGCTGGCCGTGATGGCCGTGTGGCAGTTTGGCGGCATGGCGGCCGTGCTGGACGCCGTCCGCGCCTCGCCCGCACATGGCGAGCGAACCTTGGCCCTCTTTCCGGACTTCACCCATGGCAATCTCGATCTCGCCTGTTTCCTGATCCTGATCGGACTGTGGTGGACCGACTCCGGGGCCTATGTCACGCAACGCATGAGCGCCTGCCGCAACGAGCGGGACGCCGCGAAGGCCATGATGTTTTTCGCCCTCTGGCAGGCGATCCGCCCGTGGATGTGGGCCGTCGTGGCGCTGGTCTCGATTGCGCTGTTCCCGGTCCTGACCCCGCCGCTCAATGACACCTCGGCCTATCCGCTGGTCATGAACCATTATCTCGGGATCGGCCTGCGCGGCCTGCTGATCACCGCATTTCTCGGGGCCTTCATGTCCACCATCACCACCCAGCTCAACTGGGGGGCCTCCTACCTGATGCAGGATGGTTATTGCCGGTTTTTCCGCCCGCAGGCCCCGGAGCGCGAGCGCGTTTTGGTTTCCCGGGTGATGACCGTGGTGCTTGCCATCGCGGGCATCGGGCTCACTCCGCTGCTCACCTCCGTGACCGAGGCGTGGGAATTTCTCGCGCTGCTCATGGCGGGCGGTGGCATCATCGGCGTCTTCCGCTGGTTTTGGTGGCGGATGAACGCCTGGACCGAACTCACGGCCATGGGCTCCGGGCTGGCCTGCGCCCTGTTCAATATTGGGCTCCAGCTCATGGCCCCCCGCCTGCCCGTGTTCGGCCTCGCGTGGGCAGACTGGCGATTCGAACTGAAGCTCTTGTTGTTCACCGTGGTCGCTCTCACGGCCAGCGCGGCCGCCACCTACGCGACCCGCCCGGTCGCCATGGAAAAGCTTCGTACCTTCAACCGGAAGGTCCGGCCCGGCGGCTGGTGGGCCCCGGTGGAAAAAGGCGAGAATCTGAGCCAGTTGCCCCCGCCCGTCCTAACCCGGCGGACGGCGCTCGATGTTGTCGGCGGCATGGCCCTGTGCCTCGGCACCACGGTCGGCATCGGCTTTGCGGTGCTCCTGCGCCCCGGTCTGTCCGCCCTGGCGTTCACCGTCGCCTTGGGGGGAGCTGTGGCGGTTTATCGCTGGTTCCAACGCGACAAACTCTTCACGGATGCCCGGACCCCTTGA
- a CDS encoding glycoside hydrolase family 3 C-terminal domain-containing protein produces the protein MTAPLPFRNADLPLAERIEDLLARLSLAEKIGQLMHDNPAVPRLGLPAYNWWNEGCHGVGRNGRATVFPQAIALGATFDRELVRRIADTIATEARAKHHAAARAQDGATQQYQGLTFWAPNINLYRDPRWGRGQETFGEDPVLTGELGAAFVQGLQGDHPHYLKTAACAKHLAVHSGPESQRHGFNARVSDRDLRESYLPHFERLVRAGVEAVMGAYNRTNGEPCCASANLQRILREEWGFTGHFVSDCGAVDDFHRGHQVTPGPVESAALALHHGCDLNCGCTYHDLAEALRRQLVTEAEIDRSLRRLLRTKFRLGLFDPPERVPGATTPLAVVNSAAHRTVARRAAVNSIVLLKNNGLLPLASSVRNLMVVGPGAASVDALLGNYFGLNPQLVTLVEGLTARAPEGCRVGYSPGCLPDDASTPPSPAAIYECSCADVTIAVLGTLPVYEGEEGDAFASRAAGDRPAIELSESQRLFLAKLRANQKPVVLILTGGGAIACPEAHEWCDAILHVWYPGCEGGHAVAEVLFGDAEPGGRLPVTVPRATVDLPPFEDYAMAGRTYRFATKPPLYPFGYGLGYTTWALADLLCQPAAVGSAEPIEASVLIRNTGTRLGRTVIQFYVSPPPGGGGPDVKLVDFATLELAPGTVTRVAGRLPAATWSVHGEDGRPRHTPGDWQIIAAFAAPVDRARELGVPAPLRKHVDVT, from the coding sequence TTGACCGCGCCCCTTCCTTTTCGCAACGCCGACCTGCCGCTGGCCGAGCGGATCGAGGACCTGCTCGCCCGGCTCTCGCTGGCGGAGAAAATCGGGCAGTTGATGCACGACAATCCCGCGGTGCCGCGCCTGGGCTTGCCCGCCTATAACTGGTGGAACGAGGGCTGCCACGGCGTTGGGCGCAACGGCCGCGCCACCGTCTTCCCCCAGGCCATTGCCCTCGGGGCCACGTTTGATCGCGAGTTGGTCCGCCGCATCGCTGACACCATCGCCACGGAAGCGAGGGCCAAGCACCACGCGGCCGCTCGGGCGCAGGACGGCGCGACCCAACAGTATCAGGGCCTGACCTTCTGGGCGCCGAACATCAACCTCTACCGCGACCCGCGTTGGGGCCGCGGCCAGGAAACGTTTGGCGAGGACCCGGTGCTCACCGGCGAACTCGGCGCGGCTTTCGTCCAAGGCCTCCAAGGCGACCACCCCCATTACTTGAAAACTGCGGCCTGCGCCAAGCATTTGGCCGTCCACAGCGGCCCGGAATCCCAGCGCCACGGTTTCAACGCCCGGGTCAGCGACCGTGATCTGCGAGAGTCCTACCTGCCCCATTTCGAGCGACTGGTCCGGGCGGGGGTCGAGGCCGTGATGGGCGCCTATAATCGGACCAACGGCGAGCCCTGCTGCGCCAGCGCGAACCTGCAACGCATCCTGCGCGAGGAGTGGGGCTTTACCGGCCACTTTGTCTCCGACTGTGGCGCCGTGGATGACTTCCATCGCGGCCACCAAGTCACCCCCGGGCCGGTGGAGTCCGCCGCGCTCGCCCTGCACCATGGGTGCGATCTCAATTGCGGCTGCACCTACCATGACCTCGCCGAGGCGCTGCGTCGTCAGCTCGTGACCGAAGCCGAGATCGACCGCTCGCTCCGGCGCTTGCTGCGCACGAAATTTCGCCTGGGTTTGTTTGATCCGCCGGAGCGCGTTCCCGGCGCGACCACGCCCCTCGCGGTGGTGAATTCCGCGGCTCATCGCACCGTCGCCCGTCGGGCGGCGGTGAACTCCATCGTCCTGCTCAAGAACAACGGCCTGCTTCCCCTCGCTTCCTCGGTCCGCAACCTGATGGTGGTCGGTCCGGGCGCGGCCAGCGTGGATGCCCTGCTCGGCAATTATTTCGGCCTCAACCCCCAACTCGTCACCTTGGTCGAGGGTCTCACCGCACGGGCTCCCGAAGGCTGCCGGGTCGGCTACAGCCCGGGCTGCCTGCCCGACGATGCCAGCACCCCGCCGTCACCCGCAGCCATCTATGAGTGTTCCTGCGCGGATGTAACCATCGCCGTGCTCGGCACCTTGCCGGTCTACGAAGGCGAAGAAGGCGATGCTTTTGCCTCACGCGCCGCCGGTGATCGCCCGGCGATCGAGCTCAGCGAGAGCCAGCGGCTCTTCCTCGCGAAATTGCGGGCCAACCAGAAGCCCGTCGTGCTCATCCTCACGGGCGGCGGCGCCATCGCCTGTCCCGAGGCCCACGAGTGGTGCGACGCGATCCTGCACGTCTGGTATCCCGGCTGTGAAGGCGGGCATGCCGTGGCGGAGGTGCTGTTCGGGGATGCCGAGCCCGGCGGGCGCCTGCCCGTGACTGTGCCGCGCGCCACGGTGGATTTACCGCCGTTCGAAGATTACGCGATGGCCGGCCGCACCTACCGTTTCGCCACCAAGCCACCGCTCTACCCCTTCGGCTATGGCTTGGGTTACACGACCTGGGCACTGGCCGACCTCCTATGCCAGCCCGCGGCGGTCGGATCCGCTGAGCCGATTGAAGCCAGTGTGCTCATCCGCAACACCGGCACCCGCCTCGGCCGCACCGTGATCCAGTTTTATGTATCGCCTCCACCCGGCGGCGGCGGACCCGACGTGAAGCTGGTTGATTTCGCCACGCTGGAACTGGCGCCGGGCACCGTCACGCGCGTGGCCGGCCGACTGCCCGCAGCCACCTGGAGCGTGCATGGCGAAGACGGAAGGCCGCGGCATACCCCGGGTGATTGGCAAATCATCGCCGCTTTCGCCGCACCCGTGGACCGTGCCCGGGAATTGGGCGTGCCCGCCCCGCTGCGTAAACATGTAGATGTGACCTGA
- a CDS encoding DUF1961 family protein, which translates to MLIRDSRLMVAAALLLTAVAPGAERIAVPLAGDFLSTPANRPAVVAGPYRFVDIAGRRGYQPLSLSTSLQIPCAVQQGERGSFTLWVSPLETLTVSPPLEHVARKDPHWQRYALLSDGLPGNDPAKSVFAWYWQSQWHPQMIAKFKQGAAGNTAADFGVTPYVPVEHLPLRRGTWYQLVFTWDKPASRFRVYVNGILCATTSYPFHCDPAGDTLYLGNTAMAFAGFEAEAEEISAAEIARRYDADPTTKSVAVNDELRRLFTVQPAQPADWQPGPGWNFAYDRALTGSGDFTGWHQQGCMQEPFVLKERKITPEGLLLQTPDAVNTESRVYFWSPDVFEGDLAVEFEFRPEQTTGLALLVVQASGMQREDFLADHLPRTSGSMDTIIADRVRNYHWEYFRHAVDVRGDLATQVLVKNPWMRPLAMSSQAPLALNEWHRLLFVQEGNRLRGAIDGVWVFDMMDDPDTHSGPVLDRGRVALRLMYGTKMRFRNLKIWNRPGR; encoded by the coding sequence ATGCTCATCCGCGATTCGCGATTGATGGTTGCCGCCGCTCTTCTCCTGACCGCGGTCGCTCCGGGCGCGGAGCGGATAGCGGTGCCGCTGGCCGGCGACTTCTTGTCCACCCCCGCGAATCGCCCGGCGGTGGTGGCCGGGCCCTATCGGTTTGTGGATATCGCCGGCCGGCGCGGGTATCAGCCGCTGAGCCTGTCCACTTCACTGCAGATTCCGTGTGCGGTGCAGCAGGGCGAGCGCGGGTCGTTTACCTTATGGGTATCGCCCCTGGAGACCTTGACCGTCTCGCCGCCCTTGGAGCATGTCGCGCGCAAGGATCCGCACTGGCAGCGCTATGCCCTGTTGTCGGATGGCCTGCCCGGCAACGATCCGGCCAAGTCAGTCTTTGCCTGGTATTGGCAGAGTCAGTGGCACCCGCAGATGATCGCCAAGTTCAAGCAGGGCGCGGCGGGCAACACGGCCGCTGACTTCGGCGTGACGCCGTATGTGCCGGTCGAGCATCTGCCGCTGCGCCGGGGCACGTGGTATCAGCTGGTGTTTACCTGGGACAAGCCCGCCAGCCGGTTTCGCGTTTATGTGAATGGCATTCTCTGCGCCACGACAAGTTATCCGTTCCACTGCGATCCCGCGGGTGACACCCTCTATCTGGGCAACACCGCGATGGCCTTCGCCGGATTCGAGGCGGAGGCCGAGGAGATTTCCGCCGCTGAAATTGCCCGGCGGTATGACGCCGACCCCACGACAAAAAGTGTCGCGGTAAATGACGAACTCCGGCGCCTGTTCACCGTGCAACCCGCGCAGCCGGCGGATTGGCAGCCTGGCCCCGGATGGAACTTCGCCTACGATCGCGCCCTGACAGGCAGCGGCGACTTCACCGGCTGGCACCAGCAGGGCTGCATGCAGGAGCCGTTCGTGCTGAAGGAACGCAAAATCACACCGGAAGGACTGCTGCTGCAGACGCCGGATGCGGTCAACACCGAGTCGCGGGTGTATTTCTGGAGTCCCGACGTTTTCGAGGGCGACCTCGCGGTGGAATTCGAGTTCCGGCCGGAGCAGACGACGGGGCTGGCCCTGCTCGTCGTTCAAGCCAGCGGCATGCAGCGCGAGGATTTTCTGGCCGATCATCTCCCGCGCACCAGCGGCTCGATGGACACCATCATTGCCGACCGCGTGCGCAACTATCACTGGGAATATTTCCGCCACGCCGTGGATGTGCGCGGCGATCTGGCCACGCAGGTCCTGGTGAAAAACCCGTGGATGAGGCCGCTGGCGATGTCCTCCCAGGCGCCGCTGGCGCTCAACGAATGGCATCGCCTGCTTTTCGTGCAGGAAGGCAATCGTCTGCGCGGCGCGATCGACGGGGTTTGGGTGTTCGATATGATGGACGATCCGGACACCCACAGCGGCCCGGTGCTCGACCGGGGGCGGGTGGCCCTGCGCCTCATGTATGGAACCAAGATGCGTTTCCGGAACCTGAAGATCTGGAATCGGCCGGGCCGGTAA
- a CDS encoding endo-1,4-beta-xylanase: MNPDHRSFPTCLLVLALALPGFAAEPVTLKDAFRADFAVGVALGSMSSFNEAERALIHREFSVITSENNLKPARVQPQEGVFTFDEGDALVAFAQQHNLPVIGHTLAWHQSTPDWFFLDGDKPAARELLLKRLRAHIHAVVGHFKGRIKGWDVVNEGLSDKPEEYLRPNKWQQLVGDDYIAKAFEFAHEADPDAELYFNDYGNEYPHKREKTLRLIRDLQARGLRVDGIGMQLHLQLDRIPYDDIDRSLTAFRALGVKVMITELDLDLVERSVWGADTAQKEEPTTTNLGWSVAPPELLQRQAEQYARLFALLRKHHDLVDRVTFWNLHDGKSWLNNWPVKGRTNHPLLFDRNLQPKPAFNAVLSVASEPRS; this comes from the coding sequence ATGAATCCTGATCATCGATCATTCCCGACCTGTCTCCTCGTCCTGGCCCTGGCCCTACCGGGTTTCGCCGCCGAACCGGTCACCCTTAAGGACGCGTTCCGGGCGGATTTTGCCGTCGGGGTCGCGCTGGGCAGCATGAGCAGTTTCAACGAGGCGGAACGGGCCCTCATTCACCGGGAGTTCAGCGTCATCACCTCGGAAAACAACCTCAAGCCTGCCCGGGTCCAGCCGCAGGAAGGGGTGTTCACGTTTGATGAGGGGGACGCGCTGGTCGCGTTCGCCCAGCAGCACAATCTGCCGGTCATCGGCCATACTTTGGCGTGGCACCAGAGCACTCCCGACTGGTTCTTTCTCGACGGCGACAAGCCGGCCGCACGCGAGTTGCTGCTCAAGCGCCTGCGCGCGCACATCCACGCAGTCGTCGGACATTTCAAGGGCCGGATCAAGGGCTGGGACGTGGTCAACGAGGGCCTTTCGGACAAGCCGGAGGAATATCTTCGCCCCAACAAGTGGCAGCAGCTGGTGGGCGACGACTACATCGCGAAAGCCTTTGAGTTTGCCCATGAGGCCGATCCCGACGCCGAGCTCTATTTCAACGACTACGGCAACGAGTATCCCCACAAGCGCGAGAAAACCCTCCGCCTGATCAGGGACCTCCAGGCCCGCGGCCTCCGGGTGGACGGCATCGGGATGCAGCTGCATCTGCAGCTCGATCGCATTCCCTACGACGACATTGACCGGTCGCTCACCGCGTTCCGTGCGCTCGGGGTCAAGGTCATGATCACCGAGTTGGATCTCGACCTGGTGGAGCGCAGTGTGTGGGGTGCCGACACCGCCCAAAAAGAGGAACCGACCACGACCAATCTCGGCTGGTCGGTGGCCCCGCCGGAGTTGCTTCAGCGGCAGGCCGAACAATATGCGCGGCTGTTCGCCCTGCTGCGCAAGCATCATGACCTCGTGGACCGGGTGACGTTTTGGAATCTGCACGACGGCAAATCCTGGCTGAACAACTGGCCGGTCAAGGGCCGGACCAATCATCCGCTGCTCTTTGATCGCAACCTGCAGCCCAAGCCGGCCTTTAACGCGGTCTTGTCCGTCGCATCCGAACCCCGGTCCTGA
- a CDS encoding SGNH/GDSL hydrolase family protein, giving the protein MTVVSAPKRPSPMPRGAVLLFQGDSITDCLRDRTRPGPNDPAALGAGYVGRLAGDLLAENPGAGWRFLNRGISGDRSSDLQARWAPDALALQPDLVSILVGVNDTWHQHLNGNGIPVVRYAEHYRRILVETRHVRPGVRLVLGEPFALPGGEFKDAWLAELHERAGVVRQLAQEFGAAFVPYQAMFEVARQRYSAAELAADGVHPSPLGHQLMAQAWREAAAL; this is encoded by the coding sequence ATGACCGTTGTCTCGGCTCCGAAACGACCCAGTCCAATGCCCCGCGGCGCCGTGCTGCTGTTCCAAGGCGATTCCATCACCGACTGCCTGCGCGACCGCACGCGTCCCGGCCCCAACGATCCGGCGGCCCTCGGGGCCGGCTATGTCGGGCGCCTGGCCGGGGATCTGCTGGCGGAAAATCCCGGCGCCGGCTGGCGGTTTCTCAATCGGGGCATCAGCGGCGACCGCAGCAGCGACCTGCAGGCGCGCTGGGCCCCGGACGCCCTGGCGCTCCAGCCGGACCTGGTCAGCATTTTGGTCGGGGTGAACGATACCTGGCATCAGCATCTGAATGGCAACGGCATCCCGGTGGTCCGGTATGCCGAACATTACCGCCGGATTCTAGTGGAGACCCGCCACGTCCGCCCCGGAGTTCGGTTGGTGCTCGGGGAACCGTTCGCGCTGCCCGGCGGTGAATTCAAGGACGCCTGGCTAGCTGAGCTGCACGAGCGGGCCGGAGTGGTGCGGCAACTGGCGCAGGAATTTGGCGCCGCCTTTGTGCCTTACCAGGCAATGTTTGAGGTGGCCCGGCAGCGCTATTCCGCGGCCGAGCTGGCCGCCGATGGTGTGCATCCCTCGCCCTTGGGCCACCAGCTCATGGCCCAAGCCTGGCGCGAAGCCGCCGCCCTCTGA